The following is a genomic window from Ciona intestinalis unplaced genomic scaffold, KH HT000284.1, whole genome shotgun sequence.
TACTTGGCTTCGCTCGGCTACGGAGTGGTGACCATTATGAGGTCATCATTCGCTACGGCAACCAGAAATGGAAGATGAAAGGCTCGGTCAAATCTGCGTTCGACCAAACTTGGGATTCAATGGAAAAATCGATGCAGCCCCTGCTGAGCGATCtcattaatattaaagtaattattaaGTTATCTAATATGTTTGGGTTTTTGAGTGAAGTACTTTGGTCAATGTATGCATAAGATTTTAGCCAGAATTTGCCTTTAAAAAAACTCTATGAAAAAATCGATACCATGAAAAAGTCCATACAACCTCTGCTCAGCGATCtcattaatattaaagtaattattaaattatgtatTTGGGATTTTGGGTGAGGTGCTATTGTCAATGTATGCAtgagattaaaaaaaaaaaaatgttaatctAACTGCCCAGGTATTAacaatctttattttaaacggTGTCACTAAAACAAGTAATTTTGCAggtattattaaatattactgGTATTATTAAAGACATATGAAATGTTTAACTTCGGTTTAGGGGTCTTATTAAcattaaagtaaattttaaactaatttagtTCAAATGTTCTAAAGAAGTGCAGAAAATGATTGATGTAGTGCAGAATATTACACTCTTTAGAACAAAATTAAACCCATAGGAACTCAACCACAAATGTGAAACTGTTCATATATTTAGGTAACAGAGGTAAAAATACTTGGAAAACATTCACTTGTTGGAAATGTATCGTGTGAAACTAAAGACCTTTTCAAAGTTGACCCTCAGGTAGTATATTGGTTGGCTTGTACAACATACTCCATAAAATTACCACTTACACTAGTATACAAAAAACACTGTATATTTATCTGACAGTTATAGTtgcagttttataaagtcTAATGTACTTTATACATTTAGCATTTATTGGTTTTCTTAAAATCTATCATAAACTGCCCAATATTAAAACACCCATTTAGAAGAGagtgtttaatttttgctttttaaaagtttttgataaattttaaatttttaaacaaaatttaccttgaaaataaattgaaaactaGTATTCCACAAAATTGcagtttttgcttttaaattttagttcaTTAATTTtagttcatttaaaataaaatactaggCAAACCAGATATCATGagaaaacgtttattttatttgtgtagTTTGGCATTTATATGTGGAAGTCATTGTCATGTGTTgacatttattgttttgtcataataTGAGTCATTGTTTTCTAACAATGGTGATGACAGATAACTATTAGTCAGTGATTATGCttctttatgatgtcataattgtatTATTCatgaattaaacaataattattatgtaatgtttaataatCAGTATAAAAATTGGTTATTGGTTATTAGTAAACTACGAACATTCgaaaaattaggaaaaaaagAAACCCCACAacacccatagaccgttatttaaaacacgatcaagatatttggatattgtgaaattaatttctgttttataacatttctatgtcTTACAGAATCTGCTTGTTGATTTAAAtgatctggcaacactgaagtTAAGTCTTCAAATAACTTGGAGGTAATTAACCAATCAGAGAAGTCTAATTACTTTCCAGTGTTTCCTAAATAAATCCGGTGTTTtcctaaaaaattaacattcaGAAACTAAATTCTACTGTACTACAGAGAGATCTCAGGATTCTTCAAAAGCTTTAATCAGAATTAAAAGGCAGTCAGATCCAAActacagtatatataaataattacccacaaagtaacatacatggtcaCACGAATGCagatacgaggtgtatgaaacagaacacccatccattcacgcgaggataaaacaagttaacattcatttattcatatatgctttaacaattaaccacaaaaaataaaaaaaacagttaaatttgTACCATCTACGTTAATATTTTaccttgtttaaaataacccCTCCTTTGTTgtcagctgtcaatcaaacttatGAATCATTGATTATATTCTGTCCCCTAATTAGGTTATCGATGCCCTAACTAATTAACCGTAATAAATATCGACTTTGAACTTGTTTAACCTGACACTATCGATTGGGGTATCGttgtgttttcaaatattttcccagtgaaatttattataatattccattgttgttgctgttatGCATCatgtaaaatgaaaaaatagtaataacataaaactgaacaccagtgttataaccactgttgccccgccacataAAGGAAGTTACAtctatttagtatttatttatgttcaCTGTATTACACAGTATCAGTGTCAAGAATTAATGccgattattttaaacaatgttaattCATCCGTCATAGTCTATTTGGCATCATCAGGTTAATGATATAACAAaccaattaaattaaacaggtTCAAAAccacatattaaaacaaaaagtcaaAAGAGCCTACTAATACATTACATAATACCTGGTAGCAACTGTAGCTGGATATGGCAATAACCAGACTTGACTGCTTAACCGTATTTATTTACCTATATATCACcatatatatgacatcacaatacccatTATCCATCACAGTCCATTCGACGGGTATGAGATGACACCAAGTGGTGGAAGTTCGTTTGCTTCAAATTCTCGTCTTCGATCGAAATCTGTGATCGAGCGACCGTCCTCTTCTCTAGCGTCACCTAGGAACCGATTGTCGACCGCGTTTACTCGTCCAATGTCGGTTATTTATCAGTAAGTGACAATTGTCATGTTCAAATTATTGATATAACAAACATGGACCAAACTGACACAGTTCTATTATATATGTCTGTCAAGTCTGCTCTGATTCTGATTCTGTTTTGCTGGTAATTGGCTtcttatgttgttttaattaactattatttgttacaatattCAAAGAGATGACAAATTTATGGTATCTTATCAACATATATCTTTTCATTAACAATTGTCAATAAAATTGTTGCTTTTAACTTTCCCAACCCATGACCAGGTCATCAGCTAATTCAAATTCAAACAACAACCATCGACCAATCACATCGCAGAACAGTTTGAATGGACCAATCAGAATCTCAGAACCTCTAAAATATTACCCAATAGCAGAAGATTCTTCAAGTACTGATGAAAATCGgaacaaaaaatcaaaccaGGCTGTAAGTGTTGATATGGTTAGTTTCTTGGATGGTAAAAGCTTGGAATCATTAAGCTTCAATGTCAGACTTGGTCCAAAAGCTTAAGACGTCAACTAGGAGATAGCATGCGAGAATAGGCTCCTCTTTAAAATGCCGCTTATCgaaattatacaaaacaaattgtttgcGACCTACCGtttaaaaagctgtttttaTGCCACAGATTAAGATTGTACAATTCGAATATAATAATTAAGCTTTCTCAACAGGACAACGATgatgtcttcccccactccaaAGAAGAAGAAGCTTTCCTCGCTGCCATTTCTCGCAATGTTAAACGAACACTAGAGGGCAATGTGGAGACACCACTGTCGCCCCCTGTTCCTATACCTGAAGTTATAATAACGGTAACTATATTGAAAAGTCtgatttttattcatttataatcaTGTATATATAGGTGGTCTGTGTCTCTCTTCTATTtgctcgttccatttggtagtaacaaaaaacattcaaagaattataaaactgtataaccATGTTAACGACTCCtgtagactgttgttaaaaaataaattggtaTTATAGACCAGCAGAAATATgtgtcatgttttttaaatatgatttttatgttaaCAGCCGAAGAAACAAGCAAGCTACCACGAACGTTGCATCAGTAAAGCGTTAATCACCGTGGCAACCAACGTTAACTTTGCTATGGATGATTATCGAGGTCGTTACGATGACCTACGACACCTAGAGGATGTTTTGATCAGGCTACTATTGACACTGAAGGTGGGGTTTTAGGGATGTTTGTAGTTCTGTGCTCAATAGAATTGTATAGTTTTATGTACACTAAattgatatatagtactgtggggtaagatgggacatcttaacgcctaaatcccatatttcccgatcaggttttgaacaatttatgACCGAGTCGTTaggttacagttttataatactttaaatgttctttttttactaccaaataggacgaggaaaaagaatgaaaaagtgtcccatctttcccaccctactatacattattaatcaaataatatattaataatataaacctCATTATCACcagaaaaagcaaaaagatGTTAAAACTGATGGTTTTCAAGTCGTTTCTTCAGATGAGGAAGAGAGTAAAGGGTAAGTTGGTGTCTTCGGATAAGTTTGTcgattttgttaatttatattttgctaactttgtttgtcgttaactttatttaaaattagtaaaaaaaatattttgtttttcccTGAAAAAATGTTCTGTTCAACTggatttgtaaaataaaatatattatagaaataagttatacatatttcagtttatttttacagttttactttctaatatataaatattgttactATTAATCCCAAAAACTATTCCATGAACAGCGATGCTGACAAACCAATTTATACGACGGGTAAACTAATCGCTGACGAAGCTTTGATACCTCATTTGGAACTTGTTGAATACTTATTAAAGGTGGaagaatttttaataatttgttttattgtagtcaatactaatattttattttgtttcataatagTGATGGTTGttctatgttaatatatttaatttgatgTGTCTTGAAACCTGGTTTAGTTTCTTTGGTTTATTAGtaaaaaacagtttgaaaaatatgaaatcaAATTTTTCATAGGATCTCAAATAAATGGTTTTTCCCCCCTTTTTTAATAGATTGTTAGAGAAAATTCTTGCTaatgcatgtttttatataaaggaTCTTGGACAATTCGGACCTCTTAAAGTCAAAGAGATTCTTGCGTTAGATAAGTTAAATAGacagtgtgatgtcatagagaGGTTGTTAGATATCGGAACAtcagatgatgatgtcataattgaaggtaaggtttaaatataaatatttcaaatttatttttaatgtataactTATTTTCCCAAAGAATAAATGTGGCTCACTTATCTttatttgtaacttgtttaaagcAAAGCAGTGACAGTCATTAcatcacaggtgttctgtttgatacacctcctgcttaccagttatcgcctatgtaactttgtggatcaATCTTCTGTAAAGTGTAAGGTTTCATGGCACGTCATGTCAGGGTCTATAGGAtatagaccagagttggctcattacctaATATACTTCTTTGTAAATTTTAGACAATACATTAGGTTTGAAACTTAGAATTTGAAGAGTTAGAatgcagatttttttatagagGTTTCGGCCAGAGATAACTTTTATCTTAtacttttaacttattttaatttctattcTAGAATTTGAAGAGTTAGAAGACCGTCGTGATTTGTTTGAGATGTGGCGATCCTGTTGTGATGGAAGGACAGCGTTGTGCGTCAGTGTTCGAACTTTGAGGTTGGAATTAAAGTCGGAACATGGGAGGGAAGTCCGTACAAAACATACAGATGTGGTGGATATAGGTGGGTGTGTGATTGTgctgttgttattatttattattagcaTGAACTTACCTTTTTGAGCTCCTCTAGTACTGCTATACTACTGTTTATAGCTCTTTAGTACTGTTTATAGCTTATCTAGTACTGTTAGACTTATCAAGGTTTTACCCAACAtcaattttatataaacttacaTACTATTATATTCGAGGTTGTTCTATgtaataaatagtaaataataaaactctGTCTTGCACACATCATCGATCCATGCTTCTACTATTATATGTGTATGAGTATGTTTCATTCAACCACTCTCTTGTGCCATCTAGTGTTCCCCGAGCTCGTGAAACGAATATTCGGGCGACCTGATTTATCGGACATTGAAACTAAAACGGTGACATTGTTTCACGTGATCGATTACGTCAATGAAGCATCGGACAGCGTGCATGAGGACTTTGGGAAGCTCGTGGACAAGCTTGCTCTTGAATGTAGGTTCAggttaatttatatttgatgTGTGAAGagctattttataaaataagcaaACATTTAATGGCAAGAATACTGTGAGAATACCTGAAGTGCATTTTTTGCGTAATgacataattttataaaagctaATTCAGAAACCAAATGCAATATGCCTGGTGGAAAGAGACAGTTTGTCTGCCGCTGCATCATAGTTAAATCTAATCTACATTTTCGTCCACAGTGTTTATTACCACCACGTTATCAAGTAGTAATCGTGATCTTGTGTTGGTCGCCATCAAACGATTAAGTTCGTTACTTGCGTTACGTCTCAGTAACTTGAGGGCCCTGTCGCACCTCGTGCTCGATGCTGACACTATGATACGATCAGCAGCTGCTGCCCATATTAAACATATAGCTACTGAAGAACCAATGAAAGAAAAGGTTTGGTTGTTTGGTTTCAACTAGGGGTTCTTAATGTGAGCAAAACTTGTGAATTTATAACagaataaatgaaaagtttcattttagtattttttgtttgtttatgaaaaaataattgatttaACCTCTCGTGGCTGGAAAAAGCTAATTGtgtagctgacaatttaatataactataaaacTTTTACCCTTAGGAAGGAGTACATTTTCCtccttttttaatgtattgtatTGGCAATTTAATTTTGTCAACCCTTATATTATCATAACTAATggataaaactttaaatataactttcaACTCAATACAGGCTTTAGTCTCATACGCTGAGCTCCTTGAAAGCCCCCAGAAACGAGACCGACAGTGCGCATGCATAGCATTGGGATTCATGAAAGAAAAGAAATGCATTCCACAAATGGCTTATCTTTTTACCTGCGATCCTGAGAAGGAAGTTAGAGAAGCGGCTTCAACTGTTTTGCTTTCATTAGGTTTGttaactttgtatttaaaagaataaatgtaacttgctttatcctcgcgtgacccgAAATGACGGTcattataacttgggtgttcatacaactcatgccagcttacgagttaccatgtatgttactttgtgggtgattattttttcagttttgttttgtaagaaAGATGTAACTGGGATGTAACAATGTCCATTATTAGGTGAAGAAGGTGAAAAAGCTCGTGAAGCTGCGTCTTCCACTTTACTAATGCAAACCATGACTCAACAAGTTTCAATATCCAATCCTGCGAGGATGGGAACTGCGCTGTGATTACgtcaaaatatttaccttcCAAAATGACTTTATCATATTTTTGCTTTCTTGCCTTATATTTGCTAACTGTTAATGAAGTATTTGGACTTTGTTTTGAATCTAACATCACAGATTATGTTTTTGCCACACTGTAGGTGTTCGAAGTCATATATATTTGTCAATTAAAAAGTGTAAGCAATAATTacgaaacattttttgtaatgaaATGTCTTTTTCGTATTGCAAGCTTTTGTTTCCTAACCTGCATGCCAATATgcacaaagtaaaaataatcatAGTAATTATGTGGTGTTTCTTATGTCTCCTAAAGCTGTTACACAAAAATTCAGTTGTTTATGGCAGTCTCGATAGGAAGAGCAACACAAGTCAGGAGAGGGCTAGGTTATGTTTACTGATGTTTTGAAAGATTAATACCCACTAGTGAAAAGATAGATGTTAAAACCAAAACAGTTGATTTTCTTACttcttgttttatatttttgacacCTAGTATTAAAAGAACAGTTTTGGTATctggtaaaaactttttttaggaATGAATCTATTTTAATGGTGAAGTTTAATAGGCTATGAATATGCCTACAGTTATCTAGACTGAATATGCGACACACGGTTCAAGTATATATGCAGTATTTACTGAAATATGTCAAAATGAGTTTATCAATTACTCATTTTAGGTAGATTTTGGTTCTAAATATATGGTAAATGTATTTGGACCTTGCTCGTTTCAAAACCATTACTCAATTACATCTGACATAGAGGTCCTTTTCCCACGCTTCCCACGGTCCTTTTCCCAAGTTTCCCAGACAGCCAGACTCCAAACATTAAACATGCAGGTTGGGAAAAGTAAACGATAACACATTGTAGAGTGTAGATGAATAAGTGCTATACGTTTAGTTTCAGCGGGTTTAGAAATGCCAGTGGCTCTTTTTCACGGCTCGAAACGTAGTAGGCAACCTATGCCAGTGGCTCTTTTTCACGGCTCGAAACCTAGTAGGCAAGTTATCTGTGTTTACTGTATAGAGCCAAAATGTTGTGCCCAACGTTATTCATTATAAAGCATATATATCAGTTTATAAAGTTTCGTACAGTCTTAATTTATATACGTATTTAGTCTAAatgtatgtgtttttaactacAGCGGGTTGTTAAAGGTTGAGGTTTAAGTTGGAAATGGTTTTATCTCAAGCTGGAAGATAAAAGATTCATAAATTGGTGAAACAAGTAAAATAAGATGCCTTTCAAGCGACCAGCGTGTCTTGCATCACCAGAACATGaaggtaaaattttgtttcatgtttttgtggtgtatttttataccatGTGCTGTGGTATATgctatggtatatatataatgggtgtttttttgtgcttaAGACTTATCAGAGAaagtttttctgtttatacaTAGTGAGCTTTTACTGTTTTGTGTATAAATTATGGGGCTGTTTTGAATTActtaaaaatctattttacaCTCACTGTTTTACTGaatttatcatatttttttaatgacgaACTCATTTAGTTACTTTACGATTGTTAAATATTTCCCATACATTTGTATCCATACTATATTGTATCCAAACATGTAGAGTGAAAGCCAAAGCACCCAATGCAAAATGAATGGCAACCTTTATACCACAGGTTGTCAaatgttatgtaaaaattcaaaaccgtttttaaatgtaaaatttcagtttaaaagttacatgtgCCATAGAAAGACACAGAGAATCCAAGTGTATTTTGAGTCTAACAGTTCAGAAGCATTACActgataaaatgttttataagaaacatacaaaattttactgtttacattaatataaataccACTGTATCTGGATACATTAATTACTGCAGTGAAGTGTTCTTAGTCGCTAGGTTATTATACCTTAATAAGCTTTAAAAATTGTCGGCCTAAAATAGAATCTTTGTTATCTTAATATAATGTGTTGTATAGGGAGCGTATTACAGTGTTGGTTAGTTTTATCTGATAAGATAATTAACCGTAGAACCTATCTATATATGATTGACAGTGTCTGGCTTGTAAGCCTGTCTGGTCCATATACCTTATATATTAAAGTCAGTAGTAATTGTGTTTTACCTCACTGCTTAAATTAGACATAGGTGTGTCTATGTATGATAGGGTGTTCTGTGAATGTTTTATTGGGGCCTTGACTACAGTATATTCAACTTTAAAGTTATCTTTCACCTAAATAATTCTATAGCTTAGTAGCCTACCATTACTACTTGGTATATAGAATTGTGTTTCGATTTATGTGGCTATTTTTTAAcgtaatttagtaatttttttattttttcaagtaTTGGTAACAGTACGATGacagtttaaattcattataaATTGGATGAATTGTATgctaaaatatagaaatatggGTCCATTGTTGGGGTATAATAGTGATTAATGGcgaacttttaaatattttaatgtctGTATATATTGATGACAGTTTTGCTAAAGTGAAATGTTTGTGTTTCTTAAATGTAGAGTTTCAATAATCTTCCCACAGTACCTTCAGTTCCCAGTATGCCTGATAAATATTCTGTGGTTTTTCCATCTATTCTTATCAGAGCCGGCCGACCCACCGCAGGATTTCCGTTATAGTCTGTGGTAGCCCACCGATGCGTGTAACCGCGTTTTACCCCCGCCTAACCTCTCCATTCAAGCATCCAATGTTATGTGTATGAATATTGCATTACAACAACCAATCTGTatcaaatactttaaattaagaGAAAATTGGACCCGAAATTTACGGAATTTCAGTTTTCGACAAGTAAAAGCAAGATCCATTTACTTTGTTGTGTTATCTTACCCCTAATTCCTTCCAACCCACAGCAGATCAGAGGTGAAACgggtttatgacgtcacagtgtgACGCGAAATCCACAATCGGACCACATATAGATGCACATCGCGCCGCCGTCGCCGCTTcgttattattacgtcatatatgAATACCAAATCTAAAACCGACGTATTATCTAGGCCGCTTTGATGTTGTTGTATGGCGTGCCATGAAAGTCATTCACACACTGGTTTGGCGTTGCTTAAA
Proteins encoded in this region:
- the LOC100185181 gene encoding rho family-interacting cell polarization regulator 2-like, producing MKGLLGFARLRSGDHYEVIIRYGNQKWKMKGSVKSAFDQTWDSMEKSMQPLLSDLINIKVTEVKILGKHSLVGNVSCETKDLFKVDPQNLLVDLNDLATLKLSLQITWSPFDGYEMTPSGGSSFASNSRLRSKSVIERPSSSLASPRNRLSTAFTRPMSVIYQSSANSNSNNNHRPITSQNSLNGPIRISEPLKYYPIAEDSSSTDENRNKKSNQADNDDVFPHSKEEEAFLAAISRNVKRTLEGNVETPLSPPVPIPEVIITPKKQASYHERCISKALITVATNVNFAMDDYRGRYDDLRHLEDVLIRLLLTLKKKQKDVKTDGFQVVSSDEEESKGDADKPIYTTGKLIADEALIPHLELVEYLLKDLGQFGPLKVKEILALDKLNRQCDVIERLLDIGTSDDDVIIEEFEELEDRRDLFEMWRSCCDGRTALCVSVRTLRLELKSEHGREVRTKHTDVVDIVFPELVKRIFGRPDLSDIETKTVTLFHVIDYVNEASDSVHEDFGKLVDKLALELFITTTLSSSNRDLVLVAIKRLSSLLALRLSNLRALSHLVLDADTMIRSAAAAHIKHIATEEPMKEKALVSYAELLESPQKRDRQCACIALGFMKEKKCIPQMAYLFTCDPEKEVREAASTVLLSLGEEGEKAREAASSTLLMQTMTQQVSISNPARMGTAL